The DNA sequence AGTTCCATCAAGACCAGGTGAAGGAAACAGGTCTGCTTTTTGACTTGACATGCCTTCTTGGAGTGCTTCCTCTAGAAAGGGCTTCTTCAAACTATTATCCTCAAATGTTTTGTGAAATTCAATTTCTGGAAGTGATGGTGACAAGGGAGAATCCATTGCTCTTCTGTAACGTTGCTCATAAGAAGCATTATCTAGTTCTAAGAACTTCATATAAGTTTCATCAGTCATTTTATCCAAACTAATCAAAGAATCAAAGCTGTTTGCAGCACCACATGTCCTCACTTCATCAGGAGTGGTTTCTAAATTTTGTGCAGCATCACATATCCTCTCTTCACCGGCAGGAGTGGTTTCTAAATTTTGTGAGCCAGGGCAAGAAATGTGTTCGCTAACATTTGCATCCCCATAGATATTGGCTTTGGCCTCTTCTGTACCCTTCTTCGCAACCCTTCCTGTGCTAGGTACTGTGACAACTTTTTCAGTGTgagatttctttttcttcttgttggcTCTATCATTATTTTTCTGTATACTGCTTAGATTAGGGAGCACGTCTCTCCCTCCTTCCAAGCATTTGTCTTCTTCTCTATACAACAAACCATGCAAATTAGAGAGATTCTGAGAAGACAAATTTGCAACACTACCAATATTATCATGTGTTCTTTTCCGCTTCCTATGGTTCTCAGTAACATATCTTTCAGATGAGTTGCACATGATTTGTCTTGCATTGAGGATCTCCTGATCCAACTTTGCCGATGCACTAACTGGGAAAGCAGTTGTTTCCTGTGAGCCCATCAACTGTCCATCAGAAAAAGATTCTGAATTGGAATTTACTGCAGAACTCTGTAACTTTGTTCTGTTGGGTCCTCTGCTAAGAGGCTTCAATTTAGAATCAATACCTGGGATGGATTCTGAGTAATTTCCACTAGATAGCACAAGAGGTTGAGTGGGCTGCATGTCTTTCCTCAAAGGATCACATGTGTCCATTGTTGTGCAACAAGTCTGCAGAAGCTCATTTTCAAGTTCACTATGCTTCGGAGATAGATTGAAATTGCATACTTGCCTCGTGATAGCTGAGTTCTGCATATATAGCATATTCCCAGACTGCAAAATAAACATCCAAGAAGTTAAGaaacatagttttttttttttttttaattaaagaaaaataaagaagaagaagaaaccattgGAAAATCCCTTATTTATTGCTTTCAGAAAATCGCCTAATTCCCAACGGCTAAAAACCTGGTAGTGCACAGCTAATATGATTGTAAACATAAGATTTCCAACATCACTACAAGGGAGAACCAATAATTAAGTTCAAGAGTCCATGATTTTATAACCAAAAAAACATTATACAGATAAGAGATATCTACGTCCACGGTATCTTCATATGAGAATAAGCCAGAACAAGATTGTGACAGTGAAGAGAGGTGCAAAATAGAAAGTAAGGTGAAACCAACCTTTGTTTGTTCACGTCTTCCAGGAAACGATGAGAAGGATGCATCCAACATATCAAGCCGACGCAGGAGTTGAACAAAATCCGTCTTTATACGCCCTAATTCTTGGTGTAAAGAGTTGCGACGACTTGCTTCCAACTTAAATTTTTGCCTGGCATATTTTGCTCGTAGCTTTTCAAGCTTTAGTTGGCTTTTCAAAAGCTTTACATCACTAGTATCTTCAGCTTTCGCAGTAGGTACTCCGGCTGTTTCAACAGGTTTTGATACAGATAAGAGCTCagatatcttcttcttcaactcctcAATTGTCCGCTTATCCCTTTCAACCTGATGAGACATCTCATCCGCACGCCGTTTCTCTTCGATGAATTTCCTCCAGTTACTTTCTGCAAGTGCCTTCTGCTCCTTTGCTTTAACCATCTCTGAATCTGCTCGCTTCTTTTCCTCAGTCACTTTCCCCCTTTCAGTTTCAAGCATTTCTTTAGCTTTCGTCATCCCCAACTCGGCATCTCTTTTTCCTGCTAATATCTTCCGCTTCTCAGTCTCAAACCTTTTCGTTGCCTCTTTAGAGGCAGATATTTGAGAAGCCAGCTTTGTTTTTGCCTCATTAGCTTCTTTCTCCAATCGAACAAGCCGAGTCCTATACTCCTCAGCCTTCTCTGCTTCAACTTTGGCAATTTGCATCTCTTTTTCTGCAGTTTTGCTCTTCTCCGCTTCTACTGCCTTCAAAGCTTCAGCtgctttctttctctccttctccGAGTTTTTCTTCTCCTTATCCGCCTTTTTCTTCTCTGCCTCCAGGAGCTCCTTCAACCTACTGATTTCCTTTTCCTTATCAGCTATACAAGCTTGAAAACCCTCTATGCTCTCATTTCCATTCTTAGCATCACCACCAGGTTTCTGCCGAATCGCATCAATTTCAGACCTCAAGCTACATACTTCATTCTCTAAAGATACTCTAGCATTACATTCTTTAAGCTTCTCCTCAGCGTCTGCTTTGGCTCGCGCCTGTTCTTCTTCACATTCTGCAGAAAATACAACATTGCAATGTTCACTAATTACAACTTAATCCAATCTGTTCAGTGAATCCACTCGCAGAAATTCCACTACATATGCATAAAATTCTTATTCAGATTCACTACTCACATCCCAAAGAAAaaggcataaaaataaaaaattgaaaataaataaataaataaccttggCTGAGCTTCACATTTTGAGCCTGAACTTCATTGATTTTGGTTTCTAGAAGCTTCACAGCTTGGCGAAGAGCGTTTCGTGATTCTTGAAGCTTCGAACACTTCTTCTTCCACTGCCACAGAGAaggaaaataactaaataaataaagaactcgGCTTTGAATGACAAATAAagcgaaaaagagaaaaagagagggtTTTACCGCTTCACAGTGGGAGCAAGCAGTGGCGGAAACAGGTTCGAATGGGTGATCTGCAGAGAGAGCCATTGGCGGCAAAGAGGGAATGGAGAAATGTGAGATTCTTCAAACACTGGCATCGGAACCGAACAGTAATTAGAGATACACAGTGGCGGTGCAATCAAGTAATCATTTTTACGCCattaaaaccctaaacccccGTAGTAGAGATTCTACACCACCGTTCTCTTCGTTCTTCTATTTCAGATTTTCAGTcaataaatttaaactttttttttttctaattccggggcttttttttttttttttggtaattgcAAAACACgggaaaagtaaaaccattcttttttttattacaaagttTCAAGATCATTTATAACtaagtttataaaaattagattaGACATCAACAAgaatcaataaaattaatttggattgatttagggactaatttgctTAAGTAACGGTAGAAATTTAAATTCTGTCTTATGCATGGAGTAAATGACAGATTTTTAGATAAAATTTTGATTCAcgataaattaatagttaatttgttgagttgagatgtattaaaaaaatttaataaaaataaaacaaatagagtttaattttaatatactgataatataaaatattttacacattaaaattaaattttaaaaaaataattaatacacaaataaagcttttattagaataattttttgaCGTCTTAAGagcttattatttattaatagctaatttagacaaaaaaaattaatattaactgATATTTTTTTGTATCGGTCTGATATGTAAACTAATATTAACTAACTTCCTTCTTTTTATACTAAAAGCATTAGTCCCATATATTTCTCTCGATAAATAAATCTTTCTataattattgtttttatttttaacggtgagaataaaaatgattaaattttaaaacaatatctacttaatatactaaaattgggtttttccTCCGCTactaaaggtgacgtgtcgatctctcatgcCTCCGTTTTCTctccaaaacaaataaaatttttttctattctaaattattttattgtaattatattataattaatactaaatgaataatatataattatactaatttagtaacatatcttcattataattatatcaaatcaatatttaatgcactattaaactacttatcaattatcaattaaaaatacttttaataattttaatgataataataatatcaataatagtaataataataataataaatctttgttacccgattcacgtatatcaaataatttttctaaattattttataaaaaatatctttaatataattatattgtaattaatatttaataaataatatataattatactaatttagaaacatatttttattataattgtatcaaatcaaaatttaatgcattattaaaaaattaccttaataataggtaatttacgtatttatttttgtttcactaaagtttatatatagtgttttcctgtggtacatgaatctaaatttgagagttaattcataattttatatttagtatttttttttactacttcatagaataagaatgtattcttcgttttttattgaagttgatccttttaaggtacaatttataattttttataatatttttcatatactcattctattatattattcttttgataattttttatttgttgttactctaagttattcttatcgtctaatgttccagttcgattgtcttttgccacaaTCATTTACAATACATCACATCAATGAAATACCTCATCaagttgtcttcactgattcgagttccaactacatggatgtaagcgttcaaagaagaggcaatagtctctactttaccgaagaatggttggatctactcaactattatgaccaacccaatggaatgtggttaaagttagatttcttaggaggagctcgatttttgattgaggaattgcatccacggaactttatagggcaagttcaagttccatcccctccatgctttttacgtctgcccgaaaatcttcgaagtggagcacataatgaaattgaattccctcagtttcagttcagttttgctaaattcgtgataaattcagatatgcaatttcaacgattggtaatatatttaaattttcttagtttaagctgttcattattagaataattttttaacatattttgatttttctcaGAAATTACCagctttcttttgcatgcatgcaatgtcattgaggggaataagagttagtttggtttctcggtgtggcaattctataccttgccgcattgcatggatagcggatgatgaatcttatctaacaagaggatggtctgattttgcacgaattctaaatattgaaacttacgatgttatttcagttggttgtcaTTACAAGAATGATTTTATACTATAGGTGACTAAGGACTAGAATATGTTCAATATTGTTTAGGTAATTTGGTTttactattagtatttgattaaattataattatagaattttaaattattgcctcaatttatatattacgattattttttgtggatgtgctatttttaaataatttaataaaatgaagtagtgtcagatattattaagtttatttttatcctttatttctttatttgtattttcattatatttgacaaaaaatgaaCCTACACATATATTAAATCGTTGACCTAAAGACAATTTATTTACCAATAgaaacatattttatttataattagaataaaatttatttgccaataatcggtggataaaattgaaattacacccgtgtcatataattataattgattaattggtataaaataaaattatacccgtgccatgagtaataatctaaataattatatcttaacaaaatataatttgaaataatttataaacaattatcttaacaaaaataattatttaataattgatttaaaaatcaatgcaaaaaataattattaataatagtattattaactgggtaaataatataatttcaaattattacttgaaatataaataatatatgaaaatctattgagtaaatcaatgattttgcaccttaataatttgacaattattactcaattaaccagttaattgaattagtaataacaattttcaatttcaaattttgtatattaagtagttattaaaaacggggtaataacgatttacatgggaaaatcattgataaattcaattaactatatagaagataatatactaaaagttttagtatattatttatggcaagCGAAATTATTTTCTcagattttctattaaaattgaaattagtaatagtttaaaaaaaggtttattaataaaattactaatagtcacatttttatacacaggatatatgttttctatatattatttaaaaaatataatgaaacatgaataatgaatgaGTATGTTATTTCTTCGACTAGCTAATTAATGCAAAATCGAGTACCcttttttattcgattgagatCATATTCTATTTGGTGAAAGTTTCAATCACCTTAATTAAATTCTGTCTTTGTGCCTTAACTTATATAGGTAGTAATATGTTACATATTATTTGGTATATCTAAGTAGTTATTTCCCATAGCAAAGatgtaaaaaatcatattaaggtttattgccaaataattagtagatgaataatagtagattatattattttagaaaagtattttcattataattatatcaaatcaatatttaattatgataaaatatgttaattataattatatcatagaattataataattacgatatttatgttatatattttaatcatttatgtacgtaaataattagaaatcaatcaaatcaaattatcacAGTAAATAATATGTTGTATATTATTACGAGAAATAATTCgtagataaaattgaaattacacccgtgtcatataattataattgattaattggtataaaatgaaattatacccgtatcatgagtaataatctaaataattatatcttaacaaaatataatttgaaataatttataaacaattatcttaacaaaaataattatttaataattgatttaaaaatcaatgcaaaaaataatttttaataatagtattattaactggataaataatataatttcaaattattacttgaaatataaataatatatggaaatcaattgagtaaatcaatgattttgcaccttaataatttgacaattattactcaattaaccagttaattgaattagtaataacaatttccaattttcaaattttgtatattaagtaattattaaaaattaggtaataacgatttacacagaaaaatcattgataaattcaattaaccataaagaagataatatactaacagttttagtatattatttatggcaagggaaattattttctcaaattaaattttatataattatagtaagtttCTATAATTAAAGCAATACAAAACTGCTTCACTCTTTCATATACTAGGGGATTTCACTTGGAAAAGAGAATGTTCCATACTAATGGACTCGGGTGCATAACCATAACTATGGGTTCCAATGTACGAGATCTTGTAGCACTTACCAATGAGGCCCTATCGATTAGTATTATACAAAAGAAATCCATTATAGACACTAATATAATTAGATCTGCTCTTCATAGACAAACTTGGGATTTGCGATCCCAGGTAAGATCGGTTCAGGatcaataatattatacatatttatatatcttttcttttatctctttttttaaaatattgacatataattaatgtaaaaaatatataatattaaactgttttgttatacatatatatgaatttatataaTAACCCGTATAATTTATACGTATGGCATAATACATACGTTAAAAAAAGAttccataatttttgaaaaccactattttgttatatgaaattgaaattgaaattaaataatttttattaatataattttttttctattagtatcaagtatctccattaaaaattcatatcgtttgtaattagtgtatatatataagtCGTAATAGTCAattgtttcaattatttttcaTCTACAAAATTCGTACCTTATtcgtatttctttttctctttattattttccATACCTAATGGCTACAAGCTATGATTCTATCAACAGTATTACCTGTagtagattatgtaatgaaaaggtttggaaaataaaggcaaggattataaggttatggaaagttccatccaaatttgacaagagtAAGACAGCTTATCtagaaatggttctcatggatGATAAGGTAGGTTGATTATTCTACATGATTTCTTCGAGTGATGCTAGGTCCAgtttatatatatttactgttgacATTTTAACTTTATTTCGTGAGTAAACTCTTAGAGGAATCAACCACAGTGCGATTTAACAGAGTTGTAAGTGCTAAtagtcttttttttaatttattttacattgTGATAAAATCCATTGTTCAGTGAAGAATTATTTGGCAAAGATGTTTAAGAATGATCTGATAGAGGGGAAAGTttatgtcttctcaaattttcTGATTGAGGAATCAAGCGGAATTTATCTTCCGACTACACATGTGTGTAGAATAACCTTTAAGAAAGAGTCACGTATAGTAAATACGATTGATGATCGTAACATTCCTGACAATCATTTCAATTTTCTCGATCATGCTGATATATTGAgacaaacaaatgaaaaagctaACTTATTTGGTGCGTAGttaatttgtattattattattattattattattattattattattatgttgttgttgttgttgttgttgttgttgttgttgttgtttcatttatttgtctttaatttcatgcttttaattcgtcttttttttttaaattagatgtTATTGGACTCTTAACCGAAAAAGGAGAACTTATAAAATCATATTgagtattactagattatttatggtcatattgagtatatatgcctgatttattgaaaaaagtagattaaataactattttatagttaatacaattaacactatattaagaaaagaaaaacaacgcatacaagttattcttttattaattaaattattataattaaaatgaaatttaacataacaacttaaaattataatttcaatcttatcacgtgcatggcacgggtgatTAAACTTGTTCTACTTATAAATTTGACTACCGTCTCGTTATATATCCAAATTTTTTTGACAATCAAATGTAATAAAGTTAGTttttaaatctaataaaaatcaattttattaatgAAAACGTATAGATACGCTCCAACTCTCAGTGTgacatgcttcttcttcttcgtattcttttttctttttgcgcTCCTCCTTCTTCgcgttcctttttcttctttgcatGCAGCTGTTgttacatttttcttttcttttcctcttcattTTTCTgatgatttttagaaatattgttTCTCATATTAGACTTGAATAAACATATATTACAatcttatttaattaaataaatctaaaaaataaactaCAGACTAAAAGATCACAAAATAGCACCAAAATTACATGAATGAACATGTTTGTACTATATTACGATCTTATTTAGTTGAATGGATGTAGGTTCATATTTATTAGATTGAATTCttgctgaaaaaaaaaaaaaaaccgaaatttCTTACTTTTgacaccaaatttttttaattttaacaccaTAATGttactataaaaatttaaaaatgtctTCTTAATGTCTTCTTATACTTCGTATACTtcaataaaaatttcttttttttcttctacttttgaaTTGTTATTTACAAGACTCGAATTTAAAACCTTAACTAAGACCTAATTGGCAAACACTCAAATTCGTAGCTGAAATTGTCTTTATGTCTCTATCTCTTCTTCGAATCTGTTACCCACTTTGGGATTCGTGGCTCATTTAACTTTGGAAAAGTATAAATAGACAATGAGAATATTAAATAAGGTGAACAATGAAGATATAGAAATTAGGATATTTAATTCAATAAGTATGCACatgattatgttcattatttttaattggatggttatttcttTTTATTCGATTTATTTATGCATAGTTAATAATAACtagatgttcaatttattaggtgTGAAAATGATTATCCTAACGTTAAAGTTTAGGAGATAATTTAAGGATGAAACAATTTTTTGGTAATTGCAAAACACGAAAAaagtaaaacaattttttttattacaaagttTCAAGATCATTTATAACtaagtttataaaaattagattagatatcaataagaatcaataaaattaatttgagttgatttagggactaatttgctTAAGTAACGGTAGGAATTTGAATTCTTTCTTATGCATGCAGTAAACGACAGATTTTTAGATATAATTTTGATTCGCGATAAATTAATCGTTAACTTGCTGAGTTAAGATgggttaaaaaaattcaataataaaaaatagagttaaattttgatgcactaataatataaaatattttatattatcgtataattatattatttttttgaatgacTATTTACGCtgttaatataaaagataattatttttattaatgtagtGTTACATAATTAGATGTATGTGTATTTtacacatcaaaattaaattctaaaaaaataattgatacaCAAATAAAGcttttattagaataattttttaacatcttTAAGAGTTTATTATTTATTGATAGCCAATTTagacaaaaaattaatattaactaatatatattttttttgtattggtATGATATTTGAACTAATATTAACTAACTTCattctttttatatttctctCGACAAATAGATCtttctataattattatttttatttttaatggtgagaataaaaatgattaaattttaaaataatattctatttatAAATTTGGCTACCGTCTCGTTATACATCCAAATTTTTTTGACAATCAAGTGTAACCAAGTTAGTTTTTAAACCTAATAAAAGCCAGTTTCATTAATGAGAATGTATAGACACGCTCCAACTTTCAGAGTGACATCGCGcgcttcttcttttttatattcttttttctttttgcgctccttcttcttcgcgttcctttttcttcttttttcttctttgcatgcagttgctacattttttttctttttctcttcatttttctggtgatttttagAAGTATTACTTCTTATGTTAGACTTGAATAAACATGTATTACAatcttatttaattaaataaatctaaaaagTAAACTGCACACTAAAAGATCACAAAATAGCACCAAAATTACATGAATGAATATGTTTGTACTATATTATGATCTTATTTAGTTGAATAGATGTAGGTTCACATTTATTGGATTGAATTCTtgctaaaaaaaatttctttacttttgacaccgaaattttttaattttaacaccaTAATGTtactataaaaattcaaaaacttcTTAATTTTGACATCAAAATTTTACCACAAACACAGAAATATCTTCTTAATGTTTTTTTATACTTCTTATACTTCAATGaaagtttctttttttcttctacttACTAAAAAGATAATGAAAAGGAATATTCTAATTAGATGTTCTAATATTGCTAAGTAATCATAATGATTAAGATAACAAAAAATAAggagaagatgaggaggaagagttttgaattgttatttttatgttttttaagaGTATTGCTTCTTATATTAGACTTGAATGAACATGTACAATCTTATTTAATTGAa is a window from the Arachis hypogaea cultivar Tifrunner chromosome 17, arahy.Tifrunner.gnm2.J5K5, whole genome shotgun sequence genome containing:
- the LOC112764188 gene encoding uncharacterized protein, producing the protein MALSADHPFEPVSATACSHCEAWKKKCSKLQESRNALRQAVKLLETKINEVQAQNVKLSQECEEEQARAKADAEEKLKECNARVSLENEVCSLRSEIDAIRQKPGGDAKNGNESIEGFQACIADKEKEISRLKELLEAEKKKADKEKKNSEKERKKAAEALKAVEAEKSKTAEKEMQIAKVEAEKAEEYRTRLVRLEKEANEAKTKLASQISASKEATKRFETEKRKILAGKRDAELGMTKAKEMLETERGKVTEEKKRADSEMVKAKEQKALAESNWRKFIEEKRRADEMSHQVERDKRTIEELKKKISELLSVSKPVETAGVPTAKAEDTSDVKLLKSQLKLEKLRAKYARQKFKLEASRRNSLHQELGRIKTDFVQLLRRLDMLDASFSSFPGRREQTKSGNMLYMQNSAITRQVCNFNLSPKHSELENELLQTCCTTMDTCDPLRKDMQPTQPLVLSSGNYSESIPGIDSKLKPLSRGPNRTKLQSSAVNSNSESFSDGQLMGSQETTAFPVSASAKLDQEILNARQIMCNSSERYVTENHRKRKRTHDNIGSVANLSSQNLSNLHGLLYREEDKCLEGGRDVLPNLSSIQKNNDRANKKKKKSHTEKVVTVPSTGRVAKKGTEEAKANIYGDANVSEHISCPGSQNLETTPAGEERICDAAQNLETTPDEVRTCGAANSFDSLISLDKMTDETYMKFLELDNASYEQRYRRAMDSPLSPSLPEIEFHKTFEDNSLKKPFLEEALQEGMSSQKADLFPSPGLDGTNFEISSNNENLDSSSDSRIKPTQASKAEVVKLPHMHTSDISRASFLAEDEIGPLNKQPPKICAVFSNIEDHSVLSRMFFAIKACMARCSLDTQTVWAVGSILTALKKEDTLSKKEKVSVLLTLMLFNFVMASTSTFGNLCDGNIFCCMNSYAQHIRTAMLDAETRILFLETCSFLELLGLIEDFLLEGKVLVENTVPAEASADHASNDSLDGISNFSSEVATSEQLLAGSIILSSICAATDHVGFICEASYKILRLCKWDSLMLLTILHIFAYLGGEKFFYVDNFGSMVTVLKSLVIFLEDESKKVSTSYLPSIDQLHTEFCTSIKCPFLEGAESIDSVSCLLLEEIKYYRLQWIEQVALSDSGFMPENFNGRQCSNPEAVQKAYKSCDGPCSLKRCTVSSAAQPGVLGNVDLCCLCDVLSLVELVAKKMGWHWTDIKLVPQLLDMLDSGIEESFGIAIIVLLGQLGRIGVDAAGYEDRGVENLRYKLFAFLDHTSSMKARNSLQISAVTSLFGLLPLDPEALVCTEINLPAYSKSISDHAQTLRKWSSGLDKDDQEFLSTMLRPQ